One stretch of Fictibacillus sp. b24 DNA includes these proteins:
- a CDS encoding AEC family transporter: protein MNHFGPFIQELTLLYSIALLGYILRKKEILPPGSEKTITAIILNVTLPALILFGMDVPFSFDNIKQFVWLSMMSAFVLIVSSIVSWWTVKKLNTETKQKNALEGIMIFGNQGFLGIAVSFLLFGKEGVFIATLFNFVYLLVIWTYAIYLFARNSETVQWRKVFLNAGVTSTLVGFVLMLLPGTLPAVLSSTLEMTGKPTVPLSMLLIGILLGSMPIQKLRSYCSNIHLWLASFYKLVFFPVLLLPFALFSLPFQLFAVAVLTAGMPSAPTISMYAERYGEDASFAAAGVALSTILSFLTIPALYWLVLVISSLT, encoded by the coding sequence ATGAACCATTTTGGTCCCTTTATTCAAGAGTTAACCCTATTGTACAGCATCGCGTTATTAGGTTATATCCTTCGCAAAAAAGAGATCTTACCGCCTGGCAGTGAAAAAACAATAACGGCTATTATCTTGAATGTCACGCTGCCTGCTCTTATTTTATTTGGCATGGACGTTCCTTTTTCCTTTGATAATATTAAACAGTTCGTATGGCTTTCAATGATGTCGGCTTTTGTTTTAATCGTATCGTCAATCGTCTCGTGGTGGACGGTAAAGAAATTGAACACTGAAACAAAGCAAAAAAATGCCTTAGAAGGCATCATGATTTTTGGAAACCAAGGCTTTCTAGGCATTGCTGTCAGTTTTTTATTGTTTGGAAAAGAAGGTGTTTTCATTGCGACTCTTTTTAACTTTGTCTATTTATTAGTCATTTGGACGTACGCAATCTATCTCTTTGCCAGGAACTCGGAAACCGTTCAATGGCGAAAAGTGTTCTTAAACGCTGGCGTAACGTCCACATTAGTCGGCTTTGTTCTCATGCTTCTGCCAGGAACACTGCCCGCGGTATTATCGAGCACACTTGAAATGACAGGAAAGCCTACTGTTCCTCTATCCATGCTGCTGATTGGTATTCTTTTAGGCAGCATGCCGATCCAAAAACTGAGAAGCTATTGCAGCAACATACATTTATGGCTAGCTAGCTTCTATAAGTTGGTTTTCTTTCCGGTTCTGTTATTGCCATTTGCTCTGTTTTCACTGCCTTTTCAACTTTTTGCTGTTGCCGTTTTGACTGCAGGTATGCCTTCAGCTCCAACCATCTCGATGTATGCAGAGAGATATGGTGAAGATGCGTCGTTTGCGGCTGCAGGTGTTGCATTAAGTACGATTCTTTCCTTCCTTACCATTCCAGCACTCTATTGGCTTGTTCTAGTAATCTCTTCCCTTACCTGA
- a CDS encoding YbgA family protein yields the protein MEAFARPRVVVSKCLEFDACRYNGDVIYNDVIKKLMDYVDFVPVCPEVEIGLGTPRETIRIVKKGEDHFLLQPSTQRDVTNEMKMFSEGYLSKIIDTDGFILKTRSPSCGLKEVKVYASTEKGPAIGHSSGLFGGKVAELFSHLAIEEEGRLNNFTIRDRFYTKLFTLAAFRNILPQGLEAIKTFHNKNQFLFMAYSNPTLKVMNRILKNEQENGEERTIQLYAKAMNKLFNRAARSDSNRKVAYEIFKRFEDRLSQGEVAFFEQLLQKYADKKEPFSSVATILKSHAIRFEDSEILGQTFFAPYPEILLEISDSGKGRDY from the coding sequence ATGGAAGCCTTTGCTAGACCTCGTGTAGTTGTAAGTAAATGTCTTGAATTTGACGCATGCCGTTATAACGGTGATGTGATTTATAATGATGTGATCAAAAAGTTAATGGACTATGTTGATTTTGTTCCTGTTTGTCCAGAGGTTGAAATCGGACTCGGAACACCGCGAGAAACCATCCGTATCGTGAAAAAAGGGGAGGATCACTTCCTTCTTCAGCCTTCTACTCAACGAGATGTAACGAACGAGATGAAAATGTTCTCAGAAGGTTATTTATCTAAAATCATTGATACTGATGGATTTATTTTAAAAACGCGTTCACCTTCTTGCGGCTTAAAAGAAGTGAAAGTGTATGCTTCTACAGAAAAAGGGCCGGCGATCGGTCATTCGAGCGGTTTATTCGGCGGAAAAGTGGCCGAGCTCTTTTCACATTTAGCGATTGAAGAAGAAGGACGGTTAAATAATTTTACGATTCGAGACCGTTTTTATACAAAGCTATTTACGCTAGCCGCTTTTCGAAACATACTTCCACAAGGACTAGAAGCAATAAAAACATTTCATAACAAAAATCAGTTCCTCTTTATGGCGTATAGCAATCCTACACTAAAAGTGATGAACCGTATCTTGAAGAACGAGCAAGAGAATGGGGAAGAACGAACGATTCAATTGTATGCAAAAGCGATGAATAAACTTTTTAACCGTGCGGCAAGAAGCGATTCAAACCGAAAAGTCGCGTATGAAATCTTTAAGCGGTTCGAAGACAGGCTATCTCAAGGAGAAGTCGCATTTTTTGAACAGCTTCTTCAAAAGTACGCAGACAAAAAAGAGCCGTTCTCTAGTGTCGCTACGATCTTGAAGTCGCACGCGATCCGATTTGAAGACAGCGAAATTCTTGGACAAACCTTTTTTGCACCGTATCCCGAGATTCTGCTAGAGATTTCAGATTCAGGTAAGGGAAGAGATTACTAG
- a CDS encoding queuosine precursor transporter, with protein sequence MFNFYFGVAFALVNFILFLTCYKWFGKAGLFAWIAAASILANLQVVKTIELFGLVMTLGNVIYGTIYLATDLINEKYGEKEAKKAVWFGFFTLIMTTIIMQMVLVFQPHESDIFQPHLEAIFGFMPRLVIGSLAAYLISQYLDVKLFAKLKEKFSRPDQLWIRNNGSTMVSQLIDTFIFCTIAFAGVFSWDVWMQIFFTTYVIKFVVSAASTPFIYIARGFKHPEETQKPGV encoded by the coding sequence ATGTTTAATTTTTATTTTGGTGTAGCTTTTGCACTTGTTAATTTTATATTGTTTCTTACGTGCTATAAGTGGTTTGGAAAAGCCGGTTTATTTGCTTGGATCGCTGCAGCTTCGATTCTAGCTAATTTACAAGTCGTTAAAACGATTGAGCTGTTTGGTCTCGTTATGACTCTTGGTAACGTCATATACGGCACCATCTATTTAGCGACAGACTTAATCAATGAAAAGTACGGGGAAAAAGAAGCGAAAAAAGCGGTATGGTTCGGGTTCTTCACCCTTATCATGACTACGATCATCATGCAGATGGTGCTCGTATTTCAACCGCATGAAAGTGATATCTTCCAGCCGCATCTTGAAGCAATCTTTGGTTTTATGCCTCGATTAGTAATCGGCAGTCTAGCTGCATACCTAATCAGTCAATATCTTGACGTAAAACTGTTTGCAAAGTTGAAGGAAAAGTTTTCACGACCTGATCAGCTTTGGATTCGTAACAACGGTAGTACGATGGTAAGTCAGCTGATCGATACGTTCATCTTTTGTACAATAGCTTTTGCTGGCGTGTTTTCATGGGACGTTTGGATGCAAATCTTCTTCACGACATATGTGATTAAATTTGTTGTGTCGGCTGCTTCTACACCATTTATCTATATTGCAAGAGGCTTCAAACATCCAGAAGAAACTCAAAAACCAGGCGTTTAA
- a CDS encoding Crp/Fnr family transcriptional regulator, translating into MLIAKGETLFRQGEEGPLFKLDKGLLKIVRVHEDGSQVLLNLIVPGEIIPHHSLTSQKEYNGTALAVLPSEITVIDPKQWYQSLEENPWKFKEVALLLETKLRMMQQRINQMSTLTPEGKVLKLKSWFSHYFPEVHIEKILAQEEIGQFVGLRRETVNRALKKLN; encoded by the coding sequence ATGTTGATTGCAAAAGGAGAAACTTTATTTAGACAAGGTGAAGAGGGGCCATTATTTAAGCTTGATAAAGGATTGTTAAAGATTGTTCGCGTTCATGAAGATGGCAGCCAGGTTCTGTTGAACTTAATCGTTCCAGGAGAAATCATTCCGCACCATTCTCTAACGAGTCAAAAAGAGTATAACGGCACGGCCCTTGCGGTTTTACCTTCTGAGATAACAGTGATTGATCCTAAACAATGGTATCAGTCATTAGAGGAAAATCCTTGGAAGTTTAAAGAAGTTGCACTTTTGTTAGAAACGAAATTAAGAATGATGCAGCAGCGGATCAATCAAATGTCCACGTTGACTCCAGAAGGAAAAGTGCTGAAACTTAAAAGTTGGTTCAGCCATTATTTTCCCGAAGTTCACATCGAAAAAATACTGGCTCAAGAAGAAATCGGACAGTTTGTTGGTTTGAGAAGAGAGACTGTCAACCGGGCTTTAAAAAAGCTGAATTGA
- a CDS encoding glycerophosphodiester phosphodiesterase, with amino-acid sequence MNDMIKKTAVASILSMGIISSIYTTTTLAYEPSDQVQTVAHRGAAGYAPENTMAAFHKGVEMKADYIEIDVQETKDGELVVIHDVTLDRTTNGTGYVKNHTLQEIRQLDAGSYFGEEFAGEKVPTFEEVLDEFRGKSGILIELKATYYYPGIEEKVAAALKERNMHLPAHDKIIIQSFEFDSMQRMDKLLPQVPVGVLTSRATDLSEAKLSEFAAYAEFVNPSRTLVNSSIVDEVHERHMGIMAWTVRKQEEVQPLLDAGVDGIITDYPDYTPRH; translated from the coding sequence ATGAATGACATGATTAAGAAAACCGCAGTTGCATCAATACTTTCAATGGGGATAATCAGTTCGATCTATACGACTACAACCCTAGCTTACGAGCCATCTGATCAAGTTCAAACAGTCGCACACCGCGGTGCTGCTGGATATGCACCTGAGAATACGATGGCAGCTTTTCATAAAGGTGTTGAAATGAAAGCTGATTACATTGAAATTGATGTGCAGGAAACAAAAGATGGCGAACTTGTTGTTATTCATGATGTTACGCTAGACCGCACAACGAACGGAACAGGATATGTGAAAAATCATACACTTCAAGAGATTCGTCAACTTGACGCAGGCAGCTATTTTGGAGAAGAATTTGCAGGAGAAAAAGTTCCTACTTTTGAAGAGGTGCTAGATGAATTCCGCGGAAAATCTGGTATTTTAATTGAATTAAAAGCAACGTATTATTATCCTGGTATTGAAGAAAAAGTAGCTGCTGCTCTTAAAGAACGCAACATGCACCTACCTGCTCATGATAAGATTATCATTCAATCCTTTGAGTTTGATTCAATGCAACGAATGGATAAGCTTCTGCCTCAAGTACCTGTAGGTGTTCTAACTTCACGAGCAACAGACTTAAGTGAAGCCAAACTAAGCGAATTTGCTGCATATGCTGAATTTGTGAACCCAAGCAGAACCCTTGTTAACTCCTCTATCGTTGATGAAGTTCACGAGCGCCACATGGGGATCATGGCTTGGACCGTTCGAAAACAAGAAGAAGTTCAACCACTTTTAGATGCAGGTGTAGATGGCATTATTACTGATTATCCAGATTACACGCCTAGACATTAA
- a CDS encoding NUDIX hydrolase, translating to MAYYEDLRKYVGSAPLILPGSVVIIKNDREEILLQHRKDGGWGLPGGLMELGESFEETAVREVKEETGLDIDGLTQLHVYSGKDHYLQTPNGDELYAVTAVYTASSVSGELCIDEDESFDFQYFAADQLPEGTLAGAKRYIRDYLYQRDRVCR from the coding sequence ATGGCTTATTATGAAGATCTGCGCAAATATGTAGGAAGTGCACCGCTCATCTTACCAGGGTCTGTTGTCATTATTAAAAACGATAGAGAAGAAATTCTGCTGCAGCACCGGAAAGATGGTGGCTGGGGGCTGCCTGGCGGTTTGATGGAACTTGGAGAAAGCTTTGAAGAAACGGCTGTTCGTGAAGTGAAAGAAGAAACTGGGCTCGATATAGACGGTTTAACCCAGCTTCACGTTTATTCTGGTAAAGATCACTATCTGCAAACGCCGAATGGTGATGAATTATATGCAGTAACTGCCGTTTATACGGCAAGTTCTGTTTCGGGTGAACTGTGCATCGATGAAGATGAATCGTTCGATTTTCAGTACTTTGCAGCAGATCAGCTGCCCGAAGGCACTTTAGCAGGTGCTAAAAGATACATAAGAGATTATCTTTATCAAAGAGACAGAGTCTGCCGGTAA
- a CDS encoding GNAT family N-acetyltransferase — MEVTRYSSIPAFYADVESFLLNQEDRAGIMLGNSLRFKDKVWEEEKPFLATVKKGGEIMLAAMLIPPYALLLLEKEEAEGVAAVPHLVQYLIREDFAIHKIMSPKAVGKAFSEEWTKAHSLEEKVLMDLRLYTLQSVIQQAARPGKLRKATQADLTFLPQWILEMTEETNQLMTFDEAEEYARARLENEFLFIWEEDGRPVSMAAKTRPNIKGVSVNLVYTPRDLRGRGYASALVASLSDLLLQEGFEFCTLYTDLANPTSNKIYQNIGYQPVCDYVELKFDQKRTESPA; from the coding sequence ATGGAGGTAACGCGCTACTCGTCCATTCCTGCTTTTTACGCTGATGTAGAGTCTTTCTTATTGAATCAGGAAGACCGAGCGGGAATCATGCTTGGCAACAGTTTGCGGTTTAAAGATAAAGTGTGGGAAGAGGAAAAGCCTTTTTTGGCAACGGTAAAAAAAGGCGGGGAAATCATGCTCGCAGCGATGCTCATTCCACCGTATGCCTTGTTGCTTCTCGAAAAAGAGGAAGCAGAAGGTGTGGCAGCTGTCCCGCATTTAGTTCAATACTTAATAAGAGAAGACTTTGCCATTCATAAAATTATGTCACCTAAAGCGGTAGGAAAAGCGTTCAGTGAAGAGTGGACGAAAGCACATTCATTAGAAGAAAAAGTGTTGATGGATCTCAGATTGTATACGCTGCAGTCCGTCATACAGCAAGCGGCACGTCCCGGGAAGTTGCGAAAAGCAACACAAGCTGACTTAACGTTCTTGCCACAATGGATTTTGGAGATGACAGAAGAAACAAACCAGCTCATGACATTTGATGAAGCAGAAGAGTATGCGAGAGCTCGATTAGAAAATGAATTTCTTTTTATATGGGAAGAAGATGGCCGCCCTGTCTCCATGGCAGCGAAGACACGGCCGAATATTAAAGGGGTTTCTGTTAATCTCGTTTATACACCACGTGACTTGAGGGGCAGAGGATATGCGAGTGCTCTTGTCGCGTCATTAAGCGACCTCCTGCTGCAAGAAGGTTTTGAATTTTGCACGCTGTATACCGATCTCGCCAACCCAACTTCTAATAAAATCTATCAAAATATCGGATACCAGCCTGTATGTGATTATGTTGAGCTGAAGTTTGATCAAAAAAGAACAGAATCTCCGGCTTGA